A single genomic interval of Brevibacillus brevis harbors:
- a CDS encoding response regulator transcription factor, which translates to MTKTILIVEDQQVLREIMKEYLMDEGYEVLEAGDGTQALTLFQEHEVHLIILDVMLPELDGWSVCRRIRKVSNVPILMLTARSDEDDTLLGFELGADDYVVKPCSPPILLARSKRLLENRQMHEPADMLSGGGITIHLPSRTVSIEGKNYSLTHTEFEILAYLMKNKGIILTREQLITKIWGYDFDGEDRTLSSHIRNLRSKLGEYAKHVVTVVRSGYKFEDRP; encoded by the coding sequence ATGACGAAAACGATACTGATTGTGGAAGACCAGCAGGTTTTGCGAGAGATTATGAAAGAATACTTGATGGACGAAGGATACGAAGTACTGGAAGCGGGGGACGGAACTCAGGCGCTGACGTTATTTCAGGAGCATGAAGTGCATTTGATCATTCTGGACGTTATGCTGCCGGAATTGGACGGGTGGTCAGTATGCAGACGTATTCGCAAAGTTTCCAACGTCCCGATTCTGATGTTAACAGCTCGTTCGGATGAGGATGATACGTTGCTTGGGTTCGAGCTCGGGGCGGACGATTATGTAGTGAAACCGTGCAGTCCTCCCATCCTGCTGGCACGCTCCAAACGCTTGCTGGAAAATCGGCAAATGCACGAACCCGCGGATATGTTGTCTGGCGGCGGGATCACGATTCACCTGCCGTCCCGAACCGTTTCGATTGAGGGAAAAAACTATAGCTTGACGCACACGGAATTCGAAATTTTGGCCTACTTGATGAAAAACAAAGGCATCATCCTCACCAGAGAACAGCTCATTACAAAAATCTGGGGTTACGACTTTGACGGCGAGGATCGTACGCTCAGCAGCCATATTCGCAATTTGCGTTCCAAGCTGGGAGAGTATGCGAAGCATGTCGTCACTGTTGTTCGTTCCGGTTATAAATTCGAGGACCGGCCATGA
- a CDS encoding autorepressor SdpR family transcription factor, whose amino-acid sequence MSINYAFKALSDPTRRKILELLREKDMTAGEIADHFQMTKPSISHHLSLLKQAQMVYDERKGQNIYYSLNTTVFQDLLKWVLQFH is encoded by the coding sequence ATGTCAATAAATTACGCATTTAAGGCACTCTCTGATCCCACCAGAAGAAAGATTCTTGAGCTGTTGAGGGAGAAAGATATGACGGCTGGAGAAATAGCCGACCATTTTCAAATGACAAAGCCCAGCATCTCCCATCACCTCAGTTTGTTGAAACAGGCACAAATGGTTTACGACGAACGAAAAGGGCAAAACATCTACTACTCACTTAATACGACCGTTTTTCAAGACTTATTAAAATGGGTTCTCCAATTCCATTAG
- a CDS encoding DUF4304 domain-containing protein, whose protein sequence is MQQLFTNMIKQDVKPFLSNHGFGKKSLNFTKRTENNLIYMFNFQKSAGNSADHVMFYVNCGIYAAELAQIQSREILTAPQEAECHFRARIGEIVESVPDRFTITRDTNMEDVRKTLLNGLEEVIHFYETMTSARSIVDYYTTGPFLHLSEESFHLLLQSNDVVAAKHYWKALQEKYGTEKRWTIFENKYTAIFNKYGVEFDKR, encoded by the coding sequence TTGCAGCAGCTCTTTACCAATATGATTAAACAGGACGTAAAGCCGTTCCTTTCCAATCACGGCTTCGGAAAGAAGAGTTTGAATTTCACTAAGAGAACAGAAAACAACCTCATCTACATGTTCAACTTTCAAAAATCTGCTGGCAATTCAGCGGATCATGTAATGTTTTATGTGAATTGCGGAATTTATGCAGCGGAGTTGGCACAAATACAATCGAGAGAGATTCTAACAGCACCTCAAGAAGCGGAGTGTCACTTCAGAGCAAGAATTGGGGAAATCGTTGAGTCTGTTCCAGATCGATTTACCATCACTCGTGATACGAATATGGAAGATGTAAGAAAAACGCTGCTAAATGGTTTAGAAGAGGTTATTCATTTCTATGAAACGATGACCAGCGCCAGATCTATTGTTGATTATTACACCACTGGTCCATTTTTACATCTGAGCGAAGAGAGCTTTCATTTGCTCTTACAGTCCAATGATGTAGTAGCGGCTAAACATTATTGGAAGGCTTTGCAGGAAAAGTACGGAACAGAAAAGCGATGGACCATATTCGAGAATAAATACACGGCCATCTTCAATAAATACGGAGTGGAATTTGATAAGCGATAA
- a CDS encoding type II CAAX prenyl endopeptidase Rce1 family protein, protein MEHFWLIWLVSVLCALCTIPIQSNMIRQHVQLQAAIYPNKKVPPISVMVAIMIIQSCVFLTVAIAIGLWLMPSTGLRLWILDHWVSGAGLPFSIRSFWAVSIGSGIAVGLLVKWVDRSFFQQHMTTIMGKEPISSRFFGFLSSFYGGVCEEVLMRLGVMTVVVFLAQKIGWMGISYWLGICIAAIVFAASHLPTNYMTYGKGNVVTVWTLLLNGILGILFGFLYWRYGLEAAIISHFSADIVLHVIFKNKSRK, encoded by the coding sequence ATGGAACATTTTTGGCTGATCTGGTTGGTTAGTGTACTCTGCGCTTTATGCACTATACCTATTCAATCCAACATGATTCGCCAACATGTACAGTTACAAGCCGCCATCTACCCTAATAAAAAAGTCCCGCCTATTTCCGTCATGGTTGCGATTATGATCATTCAGAGTTGTGTATTTCTGACTGTGGCGATTGCTATAGGCTTATGGCTCATGCCTTCTACTGGTCTTCGACTCTGGATTCTCGATCACTGGGTGTCCGGAGCAGGGCTGCCGTTTTCCATCAGGTCGTTCTGGGCGGTTTCTATTGGTTCAGGTATCGCCGTAGGCCTCTTGGTAAAATGGGTGGATCGTTCTTTCTTTCAACAACACATGACCACCATAATGGGTAAAGAACCGATTTCATCACGATTTTTCGGCTTTCTCTCGTCTTTTTACGGAGGAGTTTGCGAAGAAGTACTCATGCGTCTAGGGGTTATGACTGTTGTCGTATTTTTGGCACAGAAGATTGGATGGATGGGAATTTCCTATTGGCTGGGTATCTGTATCGCTGCTATTGTTTTCGCTGCATCCCATCTCCCAACCAATTACATGACGTACGGAAAAGGCAACGTGGTCACTGTATGGACGTTGTTGCTAAACGGTATCTTGGGCATCTTGTTTGGCTTCCTATATTGGCGATATGGTTTGGAAGCTGCGATTATTAGTCATTTTAGCGCTGACATCGTGCTACATGTGATCTTCAAAAATAAAAGCAGAAAGTAG
- a CDS encoding amino acid adenylation domain-containing protein, with protein MRVPEAIAVIFQDQAISYRELNERSNQVAHYLHEQGISRNDRVALLANRKIETIVNLLGIVKAGAAYVPIDPEYPEERVNYILDHSQCRGIHSQCRGMLLPELYEKEGIAAYCTKELEENHSPDDVAYVIYTSGSTGRPKGVVITHGAAANTIQDINRKFTVNENDRIIGLSSMCFDLSVYDIFGALAAGATLVMVADQRDLAEVRRTVEEKSITIWNSVPAIMDLLMEEILGSNDEEQELKKQHTSSTPHRKNSSLRLALLSGDWISVKLPEKINKHFLDADVISLGGATEASIWSIYYPVDALAKTNTSIPYGMPLANQKFYVLNEQLGYCPLGVQGELYIGGIGLAKEYLQDKVKTEEAFILHPQLGRLYRTGDYGILHAEGFIEFLGRKDAQVKIRGYRVELGEIENQLFQLPPVKEAVVLDQVDSKGKKYLCGYIVSEQSIDVVQIKTKLGEVLPSYMVPLHFMQLDVMPLSPNGKINRKAMPRPDVESWITTVYIEPESELEKQLATIWSDLLGIEQIGVNDHLFTLGADSMSIIKFAARLSRELFFQMPIHQVFQTPTIREIAQFIANQNTSEPDYSTERMLLSTSAHGEKIIFCFPPVVALGVVYHRLAEILDNYSFYSFNFIESENRMEAYLSLIKQIQPQGPYTFLGISAGGNLAFEITKLLEKQGERVADLILLDSFYIQEINDERLTPEESHKYAQETVEYMLQSYPQLQGEGEYFKEQVGKKIESYYSYLDNLKNEGQVAANLYMIKSPSTQSTHEYVRGDINLWGSSTTGTYAAFDGYGDHEKMLDTGFVEQNATLINNILK; from the coding sequence ATGCGCGTACCCGAAGCAATAGCCGTTATTTTCCAAGATCAAGCCATCAGCTACAGGGAACTGAATGAGCGTTCCAATCAGGTAGCCCATTATTTACATGAGCAAGGGATTTCGCGAAATGATCGGGTTGCTTTACTGGCTAACCGCAAAATTGAGACAATTGTTAATCTGCTGGGGATTGTAAAAGCAGGGGCCGCCTATGTGCCAATTGATCCGGAGTATCCGGAAGAGAGGGTAAACTATATTCTCGATCACAGCCAATGCAGGGGGATTCACAGCCAATGCAGGGGGATGCTTCTCCCTGAGTTGTACGAGAAAGAAGGAATAGCAGCGTATTGCACAAAAGAACTAGAAGAAAATCACAGTCCGGATGATGTGGCCTATGTGATCTATACCTCGGGAAGTACGGGCAGGCCAAAAGGGGTGGTCATTACCCATGGTGCCGCAGCCAATACGATCCAAGACATCAATCGCAAGTTTACCGTCAATGAGAATGATCGAATCATCGGACTCTCCTCCATGTGCTTCGACCTGTCCGTCTACGATATTTTTGGAGCCCTAGCAGCCGGAGCGACGCTAGTCATGGTAGCAGATCAACGCGATTTGGCTGAGGTACGCCGTACGGTAGAGGAGAAGAGTATTACCATCTGGAACTCGGTACCTGCGATCATGGATTTGTTGATGGAAGAGATTCTTGGCAGTAATGATGAGGAACAGGAGTTGAAAAAACAGCACACCAGCTCGACTCCGCACAGAAAAAACAGTTCGTTGCGGCTCGCCCTGTTAAGCGGTGACTGGATTTCTGTGAAACTGCCAGAAAAAATCAACAAGCATTTCCTCGATGCGGATGTAATCAGTCTGGGTGGAGCTACAGAAGCGTCAATCTGGTCCATCTATTATCCAGTAGACGCACTGGCGAAAACCAACACCTCTATCCCTTATGGCATGCCGCTTGCAAACCAAAAGTTTTACGTACTGAACGAGCAGCTCGGCTATTGTCCGCTCGGGGTACAGGGCGAACTTTATATTGGAGGCATCGGTCTCGCGAAGGAATACTTGCAGGATAAGGTGAAGACTGAGGAAGCTTTTATACTGCATCCGCAGTTGGGCAGACTCTATCGGACTGGGGATTATGGGATTTTGCATGCAGAAGGTTTCATTGAGTTTCTAGGAAGAAAAGATGCACAGGTGAAGATTCGCGGCTATCGGGTAGAGCTTGGGGAAATTGAGAACCAGCTATTCCAGCTTCCTCCGGTAAAGGAAGCCGTTGTACTGGACCAAGTAGACAGCAAAGGGAAGAAATATCTTTGCGGCTACATCGTTTCCGAGCAATCAATCGATGTCGTGCAGATCAAGACAAAGCTTGGTGAGGTTCTACCCAGCTACATGGTGCCGCTGCATTTTATGCAATTAGATGTAATGCCGCTTTCACCAAATGGAAAGATAAACCGCAAAGCAATGCCAAGACCAGACGTAGAATCCTGGATTACAACTGTCTACATCGAACCAGAGAGTGAGCTGGAAAAACAGCTTGCCACGATCTGGAGCGATTTACTGGGAATTGAACAAATTGGCGTAAACGACCACCTCTTTACGCTAGGAGCCGATTCCATGAGTATTATTAAATTCGCTGCCCGACTATCGCGTGAGCTTTTCTTCCAGATGCCGATTCATCAAGTCTTCCAAACTCCTACCATTCGTGAGATTGCTCAATTCATTGCGAATCAGAATACATCCGAGCCAGATTATTCCACAGAACGGATGCTGCTTTCTACCTCAGCTCACGGGGAGAAGATCATCTTCTGCTTCCCGCCTGTGGTGGCACTGGGCGTAGTCTATCATCGACTGGCGGAAATATTGGATAACTATTCGTTCTATAGTTTTAATTTCATCGAATCAGAGAATCGGATGGAAGCCTATCTTAGTCTGATCAAACAAATTCAACCTCAAGGACCGTATACATTCCTTGGTATTTCAGCGGGGGGCAATCTGGCTTTTGAAATCACAAAGCTTCTGGAGAAACAAGGAGAACGCGTGGCGGATTTGATATTGCTAGACTCGTTCTATATTCAGGAGATAAATGATGAGCGACTCACGCCAGAAGAAAGCCACAAATATGCACAGGAAACGGTTGAATACATGCTCCAATCCTACCCGCAGTTGCAAGGGGAAGGTGAGTACTTCAAGGAACAGGTTGGGAAGAAAATCGAAAGCTACTACTCGTATCTCGACAATCTTAAAAATGAGGGACAGGTGGCTGCCAATCTGTATATGATCAAGTCACCGTCCACTCAAAGCACGCATGAGTATGTACGGGGCGATATCAATCTGTGGGGTTCATCCACAACAGGCACATATGCAGCGTTTGACGGATATGGTGATCATGAAAAAATGCTCGATACAGGTTTTGTTGAGCAAAACGCTACGCTGATCAACAATATTTTGAAGTAA
- a CDS encoding DUF2809 domain-containing protein, protein MHKAEWKYYRTIPMRIRNERSACRWRDRAAYFVAVFVVMALGLGSRTYADVLPVFVAEHFGDALWACMIYYGFRTCYAHKKISFSLWCSFAFCFAIEASQLYQADWINHLRETTLGALVLGKGFLTADLVRYTAGAVVAALLDLAWSWRKRS, encoded by the coding sequence ATGCACAAAGCCGAATGGAAGTACTACCGGACGATACCTATGCGCATACGCAACGAGCGCTCGGCGTGTCGATGGAGAGACAGGGCCGCCTATTTCGTAGCCGTTTTTGTTGTCATGGCTTTGGGCTTAGGGTCCAGAACATACGCCGATGTGTTGCCTGTCTTTGTAGCGGAGCATTTTGGCGATGCATTATGGGCGTGCATGATCTACTATGGTTTTCGCACTTGTTATGCTCATAAAAAGATTTCTTTTTCTTTGTGGTGCAGCTTCGCGTTCTGCTTTGCGATCGAGGCTAGCCAATTGTATCAGGCCGATTGGATCAATCATCTCCGGGAGACAACTCTTGGGGCCTTGGTATTAGGAAAAGGCTTTTTGACGGCGGACCTTGTACGGTACACGGCGGGAGCTGTCGTTGCTGCCCTGCTCGACCTCGCTTGGTCTTGGCGTAAGCGCTCGTGA
- a CDS encoding heavy metal-binding domain-containing protein: MIVVTTENIPGYRVVEVKGTTFGLIVRARGIGGDIMAGLRSVVGGEIKEYTVLLEDARKQALDRMIKNATAMGANAVVMCRYDSGNMGNMGEVVAYGTAVVVEKV; this comes from the coding sequence ATGATCGTCGTAACAACAGAAAACATTCCAGGATATCGTGTCGTTGAAGTAAAAGGAACGACTTTCGGCTTGATCGTTCGAGCACGCGGAATTGGGGGAGACATCATGGCAGGTCTTCGTTCAGTAGTTGGCGGAGAAATCAAGGAATACACGGTGCTCTTGGAGGACGCGCGCAAACAGGCGCTTGACCGCATGATTAAAAACGCAACTGCCATGGGAGCTAACGCTGTAGTAATGTGTCGTTACGACTCTGGAAATATGGGAAATATGGGGGAAGTTGTCGCATACGGTACAGCAGTTGTCGTTGAAAAGGTGTAA
- a CDS encoding sensor histidine kinase has product MRKSIVRKLFLLTTSLCLFVIGSIFIGQTVFFEQFYVHQKVEKVKEALQFYRQNELIHAGASQDEVRKEQEFYQKTSAWFARLDERGHLKYTDDFQMEVRLDNSDENTALSGKSIVVPLYTVMDVEDVSTDTPFLDTFVKVGKQIAMEGIMIDNQFYPQRIGRSVSNLREEDQLENQQLVKKEYEVVPRFKNPTEYHERYPSVLVRGTITQVQTPQGADVSRYTNRLFLERVKAFQADLLYGDEVVQTSTITEYKVNDMEYKIFVERVTDQTGNPVYLFAMTSLQPVNEATGVMRSYYGYIIAGTLLLVLLASFYYSRRIAAPLLRMDDMTQKMAKLDFSEKIPIKTEDEIGSLSRNINRLSDMLHAHIVRLEQDIEKEKRLEQTRKEFIAGVSHELKTPLSIMESCLYILKDKADSPKRDYYFAAMEDEVKKMNLLVADMLELAKYESGTYRMQMDSFRIDVLLEQICVKLAPDIASKQLQLHHCLAPVEVIANQHRIEQVIVNFLTNAIRYTPDHEDIVISTIEEGDTVKICIENKGVHIPAEQLEKIWDRFYRGEHSRNRSTGGTGLGLAISKQILELHGTFYGAMNTDEGVLFYFELKKKKV; this is encoded by the coding sequence ATGAGAAAAAGCATTGTACGCAAGCTGTTTCTGCTCACGACGAGTTTATGCCTGTTTGTGATCGGGAGCATTTTTATCGGACAAACCGTATTTTTCGAGCAGTTTTATGTGCATCAAAAGGTAGAGAAGGTGAAGGAAGCCCTTCAATTCTATCGGCAAAACGAGTTGATTCATGCCGGGGCTTCCCAGGATGAAGTCAGGAAGGAACAGGAGTTTTATCAAAAGACGAGTGCCTGGTTTGCTCGATTGGATGAAAGAGGCCATCTGAAATACACGGACGATTTCCAGATGGAGGTCCGTCTGGATAACTCAGACGAAAACACAGCTCTTTCTGGCAAGTCAATTGTCGTTCCATTGTACACGGTCATGGATGTGGAGGATGTAAGCACCGATACCCCCTTCTTGGATACCTTTGTGAAAGTGGGGAAACAGATTGCCATGGAAGGGATCATGATCGATAATCAATTTTATCCGCAACGGATCGGGAGGAGTGTCTCCAATCTCAGAGAGGAAGATCAACTAGAGAATCAGCAACTCGTCAAAAAAGAGTATGAGGTCGTCCCGCGATTCAAGAATCCCACCGAATACCATGAGCGTTATCCCAGCGTTTTGGTGCGCGGAACCATCACACAGGTCCAGACACCGCAAGGCGCGGATGTATCCCGCTATACGAACCGGTTATTTCTTGAACGAGTGAAAGCTTTTCAAGCGGATCTTCTATATGGAGATGAAGTGGTGCAAACAAGCACCATAACGGAATACAAAGTGAACGATATGGAATACAAAATATTCGTAGAGCGCGTGACCGATCAAACAGGGAATCCCGTCTATCTGTTCGCCATGACATCGCTACAGCCCGTAAACGAAGCAACGGGGGTTATGCGAAGTTATTATGGCTACATCATTGCGGGTACCTTGCTGCTCGTTCTGCTCGCCTCCTTCTATTACTCCCGTAGAATAGCAGCTCCTTTGCTCCGCATGGACGACATGACGCAAAAAATGGCCAAGCTGGACTTCTCTGAAAAAATTCCGATCAAGACAGAGGATGAGATCGGCAGCCTGTCACGGAATATTAATCGGCTTTCGGATATGCTGCATGCCCATATTGTCCGTCTGGAGCAGGATATTGAGAAAGAAAAGCGACTAGAGCAAACGCGCAAGGAATTTATTGCTGGCGTGTCCCATGAGCTGAAAACTCCGCTCAGCATCATGGAAAGCTGCCTATACATTTTGAAGGATAAGGCGGACAGCCCGAAGCGAGACTACTATTTTGCTGCGATGGAAGATGAAGTGAAGAAGATGAACCTGCTGGTTGCGGATATGCTGGAATTGGCAAAATATGAATCTGGTACGTATAGAATGCAGATGGATTCGTTCCGGATTGATGTGCTACTGGAGCAAATCTGCGTAAAGTTGGCACCTGACATTGCCAGCAAGCAGTTGCAGTTGCACCACTGTTTAGCCCCAGTCGAGGTCATCGCCAATCAGCATCGAATCGAGCAGGTGATCGTGAATTTCCTGACAAATGCCATACGGTATACGCCTGACCACGAGGATATTGTCATCTCGACGATTGAAGAAGGGGATACCGTCAAGATTTGCATCGAAAACAAAGGCGTCCATATTCCGGCCGAGCAGTTGGAGAAGATATGGGATCGTTTCTACCGCGGCGAGCATTCCCGCAACCGTTCGACCGGAGGAACCGGATTGGGCCTGGCAATCTCCAAGCAGATTCTAGAACTGCATGGAACGTTTTATGGGGCAATGAATACGGACGAAGGCGTCTTGTTCTATTTTGAATTGAAGAAAAAGAAAGTGTAG